From the Salinimicrobium tongyeongense genome, one window contains:
- a CDS encoding regulatory protein RecX: protein MNKESGKSYTLKEATLKLMQYCAYRDRSQKEVEEKLLEMRMIPAAREEIIIKLMQEGFLNEERFARSFVRGKFRIKKWGRYRITQELKLREISSPIIKLAMTEIEEADYKTTLYSLAENKLNLLTEPDRFKRKKKLSDYLIRKGYESSLVYEVTEDLISI from the coding sequence TTGAATAAAGAATCCGGAAAGTCATACACCCTAAAAGAAGCCACCTTAAAGCTCATGCAGTACTGCGCCTATCGCGACCGCTCTCAAAAGGAAGTGGAGGAAAAGCTACTGGAAATGCGAATGATCCCTGCCGCCCGTGAAGAGATCATCATTAAACTGATGCAGGAAGGTTTTTTAAATGAAGAACGCTTTGCCCGCAGCTTTGTAAGGGGGAAATTCCGGATAAAAAAATGGGGTCGGTACAGGATAACACAGGAACTGAAGCTACGGGAAATCTCTTCTCCCATAATTAAACTGGCAATGACCGAAATTGAGGAAGCCGACTATAAAACCACTCTCTACAGCCTCGCCGAAAATAAATTAAACCTTCTTACTGAACCTGACAGGTTTAAACGGAAGAAAAAGCTGAGCGATTACCTCATCAGGAAGGGATATGAAAGCTCCCTGGTCTACGAAGTGACAGAAGACCTTATATCGATATAA
- a CDS encoding cation:proton antiporter, with protein MTLDNYLYYIILPALSIAILLVFFRFFKGPSISDRVVAVDLLVTIGIGVIAVYSILSHQPTFLDIALILALIGFLATVAYSFYIQKRKDRDK; from the coding sequence ATGACATTAGATAATTATTTATATTATATAATCCTTCCGGCATTATCTATTGCGATTTTGCTGGTCTTTTTCAGGTTCTTTAAAGGACCTTCAATTTCAGACCGGGTGGTGGCGGTAGATCTGCTGGTAACCATCGGGATTGGAGTTATAGCGGTGTACAGCATCCTCTCCCACCAGCCCACCTTTTTAGACATCGCTTTGATACTGGCCCTCATTGGCTTTTTGGCTACGGTGGCATATTCATTTTATATTCAGAAACGTAAGGATAGGGACAAATGA
- a CDS encoding gliding motility-associated protein GldE translates to MDPDPASFIPLLVDNLPQLLGVVTAMLLLICSALISGAEVAMFSLTPADFEVEESRRSVKEQIVISLLDKPKKLLATILVANNMINIAIILLFDNLTDTAFENIDTVFMGVDLQFLLEVVVVTFLILLFGEILPKVYASRNKVVFSHFMAYPLNVLDKLFSPLSIPMRAVTVGIHQRLGNKSVGLSVDQLSQALELTSQHDTTKEEQKILRGIVSFGNTDTKQVMRPRMDIFALNENQQYSEIIPEIIENGYSRIPVYKENIDNVTGILYVKDLLPFLEEENYEWTSLLREPYFVPENKKLDDLLNDFKNKKNHLAIVVDEYGGTSGLISLEDIIEEIVGDISDEFDDEDLIFSKLDENNYVFEGKTPLKDFYRVIKLENPELFEENKGEAETLAGFLLEISGSFPRKNDVILFDGYSFTVEAVDKKRIKQIKVSITAAG, encoded by the coding sequence TTGGATCCCGATCCTGCCAGTTTTATACCTCTTTTAGTCGATAACCTTCCGCAGCTATTAGGTGTTGTCACGGCAATGCTTTTGCTCATTTGTTCTGCCCTTATCTCGGGTGCCGAGGTGGCTATGTTCTCACTTACCCCTGCCGATTTTGAGGTGGAAGAATCCAGGAGGAGCGTAAAAGAGCAAATTGTTATAAGCCTGCTCGATAAACCCAAAAAGTTGCTGGCTACTATACTCGTGGCCAACAACATGATCAATATTGCCATCATCCTGTTGTTCGATAACCTTACCGATACAGCATTTGAAAATATTGACACGGTTTTTATGGGGGTCGATCTTCAGTTCCTGCTCGAAGTGGTGGTTGTCACTTTCCTAATCCTGCTTTTTGGCGAAATCCTCCCAAAAGTTTATGCCAGCCGAAATAAGGTGGTCTTTTCGCATTTTATGGCCTACCCCCTTAATGTGCTCGATAAGTTGTTCTCTCCCCTCAGCATTCCAATGAGGGCGGTAACTGTGGGCATTCACCAGAGATTGGGGAACAAGAGCGTTGGGCTAAGCGTAGATCAATTATCCCAGGCCCTGGAGTTAACGAGTCAGCACGACACCACCAAGGAGGAGCAAAAGATCTTGCGCGGAATTGTTTCCTTCGGAAACACCGATACCAAACAGGTGATGCGGCCTCGTATGGATATTTTTGCGCTTAACGAGAACCAGCAGTACAGTGAAATCATTCCCGAGATCATAGAAAACGGGTATTCGCGCATCCCGGTCTATAAAGAAAATATAGACAACGTCACCGGGATTTTGTATGTGAAAGATCTTCTGCCTTTTCTCGAAGAAGAGAATTACGAATGGACTTCCTTGTTGAGGGAGCCTTATTTTGTGCCTGAAAATAAGAAGCTGGACGATCTTTTGAACGACTTTAAAAATAAAAAGAACCACCTGGCTATAGTGGTGGACGAGTACGGGGGAACCAGCGGACTCATCTCTCTGGAAGACATTATAGAGGAAATTGTTGGAGATATAAGCGACGAATTTGATGATGAAGACCTTATCTTTTCAAAATTAGATGAGAATAACTACGTTTTTGAAGGAAAAACTCCGCTGAAGGATTTCTACAGGGTGATAAAACTTGAAAATCCTGAACTGTTTGAAGAAAATAAAGGAGAGGCCGAAACTCTTGCAGGCTTTTTGCTGGAAATTTCAGGAAGTTTCCCTCGAAAGAACGATGTAATACTTTTTGACGGCTACAGTTTTACGGTTGAAGCTGTAGACAAGAAGAGAATTAAGCAAATAAAAGTGAGTATCACCGCAGCAGGATGA
- a CDS encoding ribonuclease E/G — MNKELIIRTGSSAVDFALLKDGKLIELNKEEDDSNFAVGDIFLAKVRKTVPGLNAGFVNVGYTKDAFLHYHDLGPQVLSLLKFIKRVSTGKLKDYSLKDFPLEKDIDKDGSIADVLKSNQSLLVQVVKEPISTKGPRISSELSLPGRYIVLVPFSNRVSVSQKIESKEEKDRLKRLVKSIRPKGFGIIVRTVAEGRKVAELDNDLQNLMSRWTGMCKKLYKAPHPSKVLGELNRASSILRDVFNDSFTSICVDDETLYTQIKDYVSEIAPKKESIVKLYDSNIPIFEKFGIERQIKTTFGRTVSMNKGAYLVIEHTEAMHVIDVNSGNRSNKSKNQEDTALEVNLISATEIARQLRLRDMGGIIVVDFIDMNKAENRKALYDHLKQEMSDDRAKHKILPPSKFGLVQITRQRVRPEMNIKTREENPNKNGEEIEAPIVLVNRINQDLQKLLKKDYKKITLSAHPFIAAFLTKGFPSPRSKWFFDHKKWVKIVPRDAYTYLEYHFHDNAGEVIQ; from the coding sequence GTGAACAAAGAGTTAATTATTAGAACCGGTTCCTCTGCTGTAGATTTTGCCTTATTAAAAGATGGAAAACTAATAGAACTCAACAAGGAAGAAGACGACAGTAATTTTGCGGTGGGAGATATTTTTCTCGCCAAAGTGCGAAAAACTGTTCCCGGCTTAAACGCCGGCTTCGTAAATGTAGGCTATACAAAAGATGCGTTTTTGCATTATCACGACCTTGGCCCGCAGGTACTTTCTTTGCTGAAGTTCATAAAACGTGTAAGCACAGGTAAATTAAAGGATTACTCCCTTAAGGATTTTCCTTTAGAAAAGGATATTGATAAGGACGGAAGCATTGCAGATGTCTTAAAATCAAATCAATCGCTACTGGTACAGGTAGTAAAAGAGCCCATATCAACCAAAGGCCCCAGAATAAGTTCTGAACTTTCCCTCCCGGGCCGTTATATCGTGTTGGTCCCTTTTTCAAACCGCGTCTCTGTTTCTCAGAAAATAGAAAGCAAAGAAGAAAAAGACCGTCTAAAACGATTGGTAAAAAGCATTAGACCAAAAGGCTTTGGCATTATTGTACGTACCGTAGCAGAAGGCAGAAAAGTAGCAGAACTGGACAACGACCTTCAGAATTTAATGAGCCGTTGGACAGGTATGTGTAAAAAGTTGTACAAAGCGCCTCATCCCTCAAAAGTACTGGGCGAATTAAACAGGGCATCTTCTATTCTTAGAGATGTTTTTAATGATTCGTTTACCTCTATTTGTGTAGACGATGAAACCTTGTACACACAAATTAAAGATTATGTGAGCGAAATTGCTCCAAAGAAAGAATCCATTGTAAAATTGTACGACTCAAACATCCCCATCTTCGAAAAATTTGGGATTGAAAGACAAATCAAAACTACTTTTGGCCGCACCGTATCTATGAACAAAGGGGCATACCTGGTCATTGAGCACACCGAAGCCATGCACGTTATTGACGTGAATAGCGGAAACCGCTCAAACAAATCAAAGAACCAGGAAGATACCGCACTTGAGGTAAACCTCATAAGCGCTACCGAAATTGCCCGCCAGCTGCGCCTTCGCGACATGGGAGGGATTATTGTAGTTGACTTTATAGACATGAACAAAGCTGAAAACAGAAAAGCTTTGTACGATCATCTTAAACAGGAGATGAGTGACGACCGCGCAAAACACAAGATTTTGCCCCCAAGTAAGTTTGGACTTGTACAAATTACAAGGCAACGGGTTAGACCCGAAATGAACATCAAAACAAGGGAAGAAAACCCCAATAAGAACGGGGAAGAAATTGAAGCCCCAATTGTTTTGGTAAACCGGATCAACCAGGATTTGCAAAAGCTTCTTAAAAAAGACTATAAAAAGATCACTCTAAGTGCACATCCTTTTATAGCAGCCTTTTTAACCAAAGGTTTTCCATCACCCCGCTCCAAGTGGTTCTTTGATCATAAAAAGTGGGTTAAAATAGTACCAAGAGATGCTTACACGTATCTTGAATACCACTTTCACGACAACGCCGGGGAAGTGATTCAATAA
- a CDS encoding HU family DNA-binding protein — MNYTKMTKADIVAKISEKLGMEKGDVQATVETFMEEVKTSLEAGDNVYLRGFGSFIIKTRAEKTGRNISKNTTIKIPAHNIPAFKPAKVFVEGVKSNVEVK; from the coding sequence ATAAATTATACGAAAATGACGAAAGCAGATATCGTGGCAAAAATCTCCGAGAAATTAGGAATGGAGAAAGGAGATGTTCAGGCTACTGTGGAAACCTTTATGGAGGAGGTGAAAACTTCATTAGAGGCTGGTGACAACGTTTACCTAAGAGGATTTGGAAGCTTTATCATCAAAACAAGAGCTGAAAAAACCGGAAGAAACATTTCCAAAAATACCACTATAAAGATTCCTGCACATAATATCCCGGCTTTTAAACCTGCCAAAGTATTTGTTGAAGGCGTAAAATCTAACGTTGAGGTAAAATAA
- the mutY gene encoding A/G-specific adenine glycosylase, translating to MSFDKELINWYLEHKRDLPWRRTKDPYQIWLSEIILQQTRVEQGKPYYFKFLNAYPNVQALANASEEEVLKLWQGLGYYSRARNLHSTAKYIAFDLGGSFPASYKELVKLKGVGDYTAAAIASICYEEAQAAVDGNVYRVLSRIFGIATPINSGVGIKEFRQLAQKLINKDEPANFNQALIEFGSEQCKPRRPLCESCPFSVKCVAFNQDRIAQLPVKLKKQKVKKRHFNYLVYISEEGKTLMNQRRGKGIWEGLYEFPLVETASEAQLENLVADVPAEYSVINKEPVLYNDLPVVHKLSHQHIYTKFWIVKCDELPKEALSLAEVNKLPVPVLIENFIDTFDF from the coding sequence ATGTCTTTTGATAAAGAATTGATAAACTGGTATTTAGAGCATAAAAGGGATCTGCCATGGCGTAGAACCAAAGACCCTTATCAAATCTGGCTTAGTGAAATAATTCTTCAGCAAACCCGGGTTGAGCAGGGAAAACCTTACTATTTTAAATTTTTAAATGCCTATCCCAACGTGCAGGCTTTAGCTAATGCTTCGGAAGAGGAAGTGCTAAAACTCTGGCAGGGGCTGGGCTATTACTCACGGGCCAGAAACCTGCATTCTACCGCTAAATACATAGCTTTTGACCTGGGCGGAAGCTTTCCTGCTTCCTATAAAGAGCTGGTTAAATTAAAAGGGGTGGGCGATTATACTGCGGCGGCAATAGCTTCTATATGTTATGAAGAAGCCCAGGCAGCCGTAGATGGCAATGTGTACCGGGTGCTCTCACGCATTTTTGGAATAGCCACTCCCATAAATTCCGGTGTGGGGATAAAAGAATTCCGGCAGCTGGCACAAAAGCTTATTAATAAGGACGAACCTGCAAATTTCAATCAGGCGTTGATAGAATTTGGATCAGAACAATGCAAGCCGCGCAGGCCGCTGTGTGAATCCTGCCCGTTTTCGGTAAAATGTGTCGCCTTCAATCAGGATAGAATTGCCCAGCTGCCTGTGAAGCTGAAAAAACAGAAGGTTAAAAAAAGGCATTTTAACTACCTCGTCTATATTTCTGAAGAAGGCAAAACCCTCATGAACCAACGTCGCGGAAAAGGCATTTGGGAAGGACTTTACGAGTTTCCGCTGGTAGAAACTGCTTCCGAAGCACAACTGGAAAACCTCGTGGCCGATGTTCCTGCGGAATATTCAGTAATAAATAAGGAGCCGGTGCTCTACAACGACCTGCCGGTGGTGCACAAACTCTCTCATCAACATATCTACACCAAATTCTGGATAGTAAAATGCGATGAGCTGCCCAAAGAAGCGCTCTCCCTGGCCGAAGTAAATAAATTACCCGTCCCGGTTTTAATAGAAAATTTTATTGATACCTTTGATTTTTAA
- a CDS encoding MgtC/SapB family protein — MELLEFGLRIGAALLAGLFIGIEREIHNKNAGLKTNALVSLGASVFVLTSLSFAGDDYVDTTRVIGQVVTGIGFIGAGVILHKGTIVRGLTTAATVWCSAGAGCLAAIGQFMELFLLVAVIVFVNVVFNPVDRFISKVFGHKKEEKIDD, encoded by the coding sequence ATGGAGCTACTGGAATTTGGATTAAGGATTGGTGCTGCCCTGCTCGCAGGATTGTTTATTGGAATTGAGCGGGAAATACACAACAAGAACGCGGGTTTAAAAACCAATGCCCTGGTGTCTCTGGGTGCCTCGGTCTTTGTTCTTACTTCCCTTAGTTTTGCCGGAGACGACTATGTTGACACCACAAGGGTAATTGGCCAGGTGGTAACAGGTATTGGCTTTATTGGGGCCGGGGTCATCTTACACAAAGGCACTATAGTAAGGGGGCTTACCACGGCAGCAACTGTTTGGTGCAGTGCCGGTGCCGGATGCCTTGCCGCAATAGGGCAATTCATGGAGCTTTTTCTACTGGTTGCAGTAATTGTATTTGTAAATGTGGTTTTTAACCCGGTAGACCGTTTTATATCAAAGGTCTTTGGCCATAAAAAGGAAGAGAAGATAGATGACTAA
- a CDS encoding DUF2007 domain-containing protein, with protein sequence MDTNFSNVAVFQYSAEAQILKGRLEAEGIKTYLVDNHTIDTDPLVSNAIGGVKLKVRKEDEEKAFQVLSAISKYSVDDEGRQISCPSCNSQHVEIFTSVKSAKSLIFFCLSFLVNALPLYIKRNYHCTNCKHEFKLS encoded by the coding sequence ATGGATACAAATTTTTCAAACGTTGCGGTCTTTCAATATTCTGCGGAAGCTCAAATCCTCAAAGGCCGCCTGGAAGCTGAAGGTATCAAAACCTATTTGGTAGATAACCACACCATAGACACAGATCCTCTTGTGAGCAACGCCATTGGTGGGGTAAAGCTGAAGGTGCGAAAAGAAGATGAAGAAAAGGCTTTTCAGGTGCTCTCGGCTATCAGTAAATATTCTGTTGATGATGAGGGCAGGCAAATTAGCTGCCCGTCCTGTAACAGCCAACACGTTGAAATCTTTACCAGTGTAAAAAGTGCAAAATCCCTTATCTTTTTTTGCCTCTCCTTTTTAGTAAATGCCCTGCCGCTCTACATAAAAAGAAATTACCACTGCACAAATTGCAAGCACGAATTTAAGCTAAGCTGA
- a CDS encoding single-stranded DNA-binding protein has translation MTGTLNKVMLIGHTGDDVKMHYFEGGGSIGRFPLATNEVYTNKTTGQKVENTEWHNIVVRNKAAEICEKYLKKGDKVYIEGRIKTRKWQDDKGIERYSTEIQCTDFTFLTPKDASAPGAGSNQAGGGYGQSQQQQQGQQYNQPRQNAASASQSQSFSQEEEDDLPF, from the coding sequence ATGACCGGAACCTTAAATAAAGTAATGCTTATTGGCCACACTGGAGACGATGTGAAAATGCACTATTTTGAAGGAGGTGGATCTATAGGGCGTTTTCCTTTGGCAACCAATGAGGTTTATACCAACAAAACTACAGGTCAAAAGGTCGAAAATACCGAGTGGCACAATATAGTGGTGCGCAACAAAGCTGCCGAAATCTGTGAAAAGTACCTCAAGAAGGGCGATAAAGTCTACATTGAGGGAAGGATTAAGACCAGAAAATGGCAGGACGACAAAGGGATTGAAAGGTATTCTACCGAAATTCAGTGTACCGATTTCACCTTTTTGACCCCTAAAGATGCTTCAGCACCTGGTGCAGGCAGCAACCAGGCTGGTGGTGGCTACGGCCAGTCTCAGCAGCAGCAGCAGGGGCAGCAGTACAACCAGCCTCGCCAGAATGCAGCTTCAGCCAGTCAGTCACAAAGTTTTTCACAGGAGGAGGAAGATGACCTTCCCTTCTAA
- a CDS encoding cupin-like domain-containing protein, with translation MKEGIELAEIPREKKISKKDFLERYVKPQKPVVIEQLIEDWPAYHKWNLEYIKEVAGEKTVPLFDGKKTISSEYKFNEPHLHMKMSEYIDLIKKGPTSYRIFLYHLMREVPALQKDFYFPKIGLRILKQIPMLFFGGENSKVFMHYDIDLANILHFHFHGRKRCILFPPSETKYLYKVPHALITREDIDFMNPDFEKFPALKQAKGMVTQLGHGETLYMPEGYWHQMTYLSPGFSMSLRAVPRHLPNLGKALYNIIFMRHFDNAMRSWKGQKWIDYKNEQAVKRTNKRVETS, from the coding sequence ATGAAAGAGGGAATTGAATTAGCTGAAATCCCAAGAGAAAAAAAGATCTCTAAAAAAGACTTTTTAGAGAGGTATGTAAAACCACAGAAGCCGGTGGTTATCGAACAATTGATTGAAGACTGGCCGGCTTACCACAAATGGAACCTCGAGTACATAAAAGAGGTGGCCGGGGAAAAAACAGTGCCACTTTTTGACGGAAAAAAAACTATTTCTTCAGAATATAAGTTCAATGAGCCACATCTTCATATGAAGATGAGCGAGTACATTGACTTAATTAAAAAGGGGCCTACCAGCTATCGTATTTTTCTCTATCATTTGATGCGCGAGGTGCCGGCACTGCAAAAGGATTTTTATTTTCCAAAAATCGGGTTGCGTATATTAAAGCAGATCCCCATGTTATTTTTTGGAGGGGAGAACTCAAAGGTTTTTATGCATTACGATATAGACCTGGCCAATATTCTGCATTTCCATTTCCACGGAAGAAAGCGTTGTATCCTCTTTCCTCCTTCAGAAACAAAATACCTTTATAAGGTGCCTCATGCGTTAATCACGCGGGAGGATATAGATTTCATGAACCCCGATTTTGAGAAATTCCCTGCCCTGAAGCAGGCAAAAGGCATGGTGACCCAACTGGGGCATGGTGAGACTTTGTATATGCCCGAAGGCTATTGGCATCAAATGACCTATCTTAGCCCAGGCTTTTCAATGAGTCTGCGAGCAGTGCCACGACATTTGCCAAACCTTGGAAAAGCACTTTACAATATCATTTTTATGCGGCATTTCGACAATGCGATGCGTTCCTGGAAAGGCCAGAAGTGGATAGACTACAAAAACGAACAGGCCGTTAAAAGAACGAACAAACGTGTAGAAACCTCTTAA
- a CDS encoding Na+/H+ antiporter subunit E: MKNRFLANLLLTFIWVALTGSFTIANILFGFILSYFVLFIITRGSGRARYFKLVPKLIGFFFYFLYQLVKANVQVAWEVGTPKLHMTPGIVGVPLDVESDAQITLLANMITLTPGTLSLDVSEDKKVLYVYSMYITNREEFIRDIKDGFEKRILEISS; this comes from the coding sequence ATGAAAAACCGGTTTTTAGCAAATTTACTTCTCACTTTTATCTGGGTGGCGCTTACCGGAAGCTTTACTATTGCCAATATTCTATTTGGATTCATCCTCAGTTATTTCGTGCTTTTTATCATTACCCGGGGCTCTGGCCGCGCCAGGTATTTTAAGCTGGTGCCAAAGCTTATTGGCTTTTTCTTCTACTTTCTTTATCAACTGGTAAAGGCAAATGTACAGGTGGCCTGGGAGGTGGGAACACCAAAGCTGCACATGACGCCAGGCATTGTGGGAGTGCCGCTTGATGTTGAATCTGATGCGCAAATTACATTGTTGGCAAATATGATCACGCTCACTCCGGGAACGCTTAGCCTTGATGTTTCCGAAGATAAAAAGGTACTTTACGTGTACTCCATGTACATCACGAACAGGGAAGAATTCATCAGGGATATCAAGGACGGATTTGAAAAACGCATTTTAGAGATCTCTTCATGA
- the mnhG gene encoding monovalent cation/H(+) antiporter subunit G has translation MITDTIIGIIATLGTVFVLLAGVGILRMPDTYLRMAVTTKAATLGIGLILVAAAIYFNDLSTTTRVLAVIIFILLTAPVGAHLIGKASYIKGNKLWEKTIMDDLDGKYRKTGKNISLPRNMDHDKEKH, from the coding sequence ATGATAACAGATACTATTATAGGAATTATAGCAACCCTGGGAACTGTTTTTGTGCTGCTGGCCGGCGTGGGAATCCTGCGAATGCCCGACACCTATCTTAGAATGGCAGTGACCACCAAAGCAGCAACCTTAGGCATTGGTTTGATTTTAGTTGCAGCAGCCATCTATTTCAATGACCTTTCTACCACCACCCGTGTGCTGGCGGTAATCATATTTATACTTTTAACCGCACCGGTGGGAGCGCATCTTATAGGAAAGGCTTCTTATATAAAAGGTAACAAGCTTTGGGAAAAGACCATTATGGATGACCTGGATGGCAAGTACAGAAAAACCGGAAAGAATATCAGCCTGCCCCGAAACATGGACCATGACAAAGAAAAACATTAG
- a CDS encoding SET domain-containing protein: protein MMHPDTELRFINEVIGYGVVAKKFIPKGTITWVQDPLDRLLTAGEVGQMHPSVQEQVDKYSFRNNKGELVLCWDLAKYVNHSFSANCLSSAYDFEVAVRDIQPGEQLTDDYGYLNISEPFKAVDEGTGRDTVYPDDLLKYHEEWDRQLQDAFKSFEQVEQPLKQLISSNVLEKLKTKLSQNEPLDSILNLYYREK from the coding sequence ATGATGCATCCCGATACCGAACTGCGATTTATAAATGAAGTGATTGGCTACGGGGTCGTGGCCAAAAAATTTATTCCGAAGGGAACAATAACCTGGGTGCAGGATCCGCTGGACAGGCTGCTTACTGCCGGCGAAGTAGGGCAAATGCACCCCAGCGTGCAGGAGCAGGTAGATAAATATTCCTTCCGCAATAACAAAGGGGAATTGGTGCTTTGCTGGGATCTTGCCAAATATGTTAACCACAGCTTTAGTGCCAACTGCCTTTCTTCGGCCTATGACTTTGAGGTTGCCGTGCGCGACATTCAGCCGGGGGAACAACTCACCGATGATTACGGATATCTGAACATTTCTGAACCCTTTAAAGCAGTAGATGAAGGTACCGGTCGCGACACTGTTTATCCCGATGATCTTTTGAAGTACCACGAGGAATGGGACCGGCAGCTCCAGGATGCATTTAAAAGTTTTGAACAGGTGGAGCAGCCATTAAAACAGTTAATCTCTTCTAATGTTCTTGAAAAACTAAAGACAAAGCTTTCACAAAATGAGCCTCTCGATTCTATTCTAAATTTATACTACAGGGAAAAATAA
- the gldD gene encoding gliding motility lipoprotein GldD encodes MKRIIFLAFLTGLISCGDEVQPKPNAFLALEYPKAEYSYFLKDACPYGFEKNSMAVVQPSRVGKECWLNLEYPKLKGTIFITYQPVENNLDSLLADAQKLPLQHTIKADAIEGSVYTNNFHNTYGMFYQVLGDAASQAQFYLTDSTSHFLTGSVYFEAQPNFDSILPAAAYLKKDIRHLMETVKWQPGNQ; translated from the coding sequence ATGAAAAGAATAATTTTTTTGGCATTTTTGACAGGTTTGATCTCATGCGGCGATGAAGTGCAGCCCAAACCCAATGCGTTCCTGGCGCTGGAGTATCCAAAAGCAGAGTATTCCTATTTTTTGAAAGATGCCTGCCCCTATGGTTTTGAAAAAAACTCCATGGCTGTGGTGCAGCCTTCCAGGGTAGGGAAAGAGTGTTGGTTAAATTTAGAATACCCTAAGTTGAAAGGCACTATTTTTATCACTTATCAGCCGGTAGAGAACAACCTGGATTCACTGCTTGCCGACGCCCAAAAATTGCCTTTGCAGCACACCATCAAGGCCGATGCTATTGAGGGGTCTGTTTACACCAACAATTTTCACAATACTTATGGTATGTTCTACCAGGTTTTGGGAGATGCGGCATCACAGGCACAGTTTTACCTTACTGACAGTACCAGCCATTTCCTTACCGGCTCGGTGTATTTTGAAGCCCAGCCAAATTTTGATTCCATCCTGCCGGCTGCGGCTTATCTTAAAAAGGATATCCGCCACCTTATGGAAACCGTGAAGTGGCAACCGGGAAATCAGTAA